The region AGTTTACCCGCTCGCTCTCGCGGGAGGGCGTCGACGCCATCCACACGGTCGACGAGGGCGAGGAGTTCAACCACGACGTCTACACGCAGGTCACCGAGCAGCTCGCAGAGGAGCTCGACCCGGACGTCGTGTTGCTGCCCAACTCCATCAACGGGCTCGATTACGCGCCGGCGGTCGCCACTCGGCTGGGCCGGCCGCTGGTGACGGACGTGATCGACGCCGACTTCGAGGACGGAACCCTCGTCGCGACCCGCGAGATGTACGGCTCGAAGGTCGAAACGACGATCGAGGTCGACAGTTCTCGGGTGGCGGTGACGATCCGCGGCGGCGAGTGGCCTGGCGCGAACGGAAACGGGGACACGACGGTCGAGGAGTTCGACGCGACGATCGACGAGTCGGCGGTCCGCTCGACGGTGCGGGGGTACGAGGAGGTCGCCGGCGGCGACGTCGACATCAGCGACGCCGAGGTTTTGGTGAGTGTAGGCCGGGGAATCGAGGAGGAGGAGAACATCGAACTCATCGAGGAACTGGCCGACGCGCTGGATGCGACCCTATCGGCCTCGCGACCCATCGTCGACAACGGCTGGCTGCCCGCCAACAGGCAGGTCGGCCAGTCGGGCAAGACCGTCGCCCCCGATGTCTACATCGCCATCGGCATCTCCGGGGCGGTCCAGCACGTCGCCGGCATGAAGGGTGCAGAAACCATCGTCGCGATCAACAACGACCCGAACGCGCCGATCTACGATATCGCGGATTACGGCATCGTCGACGACCTCTTTGACGTCGTTCCGGCACTGATCGCCGAGTTCGAGTAGACTCTAAAAGCCGTGATAGCAGCCGTCCAGCGGTGTTTATTACCATATAGAACCATTATAAAGTCGATTCCATCGGACGGGGTCAGTGATACAATGACGATTAACGTACAGTCTCTCGGATCGAACACCCGATCGACCGCCCGGATCCACCGGGCGGGTGCGGCAGCCATCGCCGGCGCGGTCGCGCTGGCGGCCAGCCTGATCGGGCACGGCGTCGCGGACTATCTCGGCACCGACTCGATGATCGACACTCCCGGTACGCTCGCGTACTACCTGAGCTACGGCAGCCTCTCCGTAGCGTGGGGACTGTTGTTCCTCGGCTCGCTCGGGTTCGCCGCGGTGGCGCTGCGATCCGGAAGGCAGCTACTGAAGGATGGGGCAGCGCTCGTGAGCATCGGGCTCGCCGGCACCACCCTCGGGTTCGGCTTCGCGACGGCGGCCGGACTCGCCGGACTCGGCGAGGTCGCCCTGATGGGGGATACGGTCGCCGGACTCAGCATGATGTTCGTCTTCACGCTCGGGTCACTCGTCGCGGGGATCGCGCTTCTGCGAGCCGAAATCGCCTCGCGGATGGTCGCGTGGCTCATGATCGCCACCGGTCCCGCCATGCTGGTCGGCGCGATGGTCGTCCCGGCCGGGCTGGACGTCGTGTTGTTCGCGGGCCCGCTCTGTGCCGCCTGGATCCTGCTCGGGCGCGAGCTGCTGGGCGCGAACGTGGCAATCGAGGAGTCAGCGGCGATTCCGGCCTGAGTTCGTTTTTCGGAACCCGTCGATATTCTGGGCCGAAATCGATTCGACGGTCGTCTTTTAGTCGGTAGCCGTCTCCGGCATACGCATGGTTTCCGGGGAGACGGGACCGTTTTTCGAGGAGCCGTTCCCACCCTCGATCCTCGGCAAGGTCGGCAACACCATTCCGGAGACCGAACGGAACGAAATCGAGAACACGGGACACGGCGTCTTTTCAATCCATAAATCGAGCATCGAGCGGCGGATACTGACGTTTCTCGGGACGTGGGATTCA is a window of Halalkalicoccus subterraneus DNA encoding:
- a CDS encoding electron transfer flavoprotein subunit alpha/FixB family protein, with the translated sequence MTAVLAVAEHRRGELRDVSYELIGAGRGLADDLGGELHLAVIGGQIEEFTRSLSREGVDAIHTVDEGEEFNHDVYTQVTEQLAEELDPDVVLLPNSINGLDYAPAVATRLGRPLVTDVIDADFEDGTLVATREMYGSKVETTIEVDSSRVAVTIRGGEWPGANGNGDTTVEEFDATIDESAVRSTVRGYEEVAGGDVDISDAEVLVSVGRGIEEEENIELIEELADALDATLSASRPIVDNGWLPANRQVGQSGKTVAPDVYIAIGISGAVQHVAGMKGAETIVAINNDPNAPIYDIADYGIVDDLFDVVPALIAEFE